A single window of Cryptococcus depauperatus CBS 7841 chromosome 2, complete sequence DNA harbors:
- a CDS encoding 4-aminobutyrate aminotransferase — MLLHTVRVVRTAKSVPYRLAARSFSSLDLIPDEPSTPQVVTERIPGPKGIAASAEINTFQDSRTHVIVPNYEISKGNYLVDADGNALLDVFAQISSIALGYNVPALLKLGRSEEFVRAALNRPALGSFPPVQWAEWIKTGLLTVAPKGLDQCITTLCGSSANETAFKCAFMAYRQRERGSPDAPFSQEELESCMLNHSPGSPQLSVLSFKSGFHGRLFGSLSATRSKAIHKVDIPAFDWPSAVFPSLKYPLQDHVAENKAEEKRCLEEYEQILINSKLTNPVAAVIVEPILSEGGDKHASPSFFRSLRLIARKHGAFFIADEVQTGVGATGTFWAHEKWGLKEGEEPDFVTFSKKMQAAGVYHKKETRPNAPYRNYNTWMGDPIRALQARKMIQLIGENNLVAHTAVTGQLLFSSLSSVFSSSAVSGKVYNLRGQGQGTYIAWDMASPQMRDTFLSKMRNNGIQIGGCGDATVRLRPMLTFGEKHADILTGTVEKVLKEL; from the exons ATGTTACTACATACAGTCAGAGTTGTTCGTACGGCCAAGTCTGTCCCGTATCGGCTTGCTGCTAGGTCGTTTTCATCCCTGGACCTCATCCCTGATGAGCCATCCACACCTCAAGTGGTGACAGAGAGAATCCCAGGGCCCAAGGGGATTGCTGCT TCTGCTGAGATAAACACTTTTCAAGACTCCAGGACACATGTCATTGTGCCAAATTATGAAATCTCAAAAG GCAACTATTTGGTGGATGCCGATGGAAACGCCCTTCTCGACGTCTTTGCCCAAATATCATCCATTGCTCTGGGTTATAATGTACCAGCCTTGTTAAAGCTTGGCCGATCT GAGGAGTTTGTCAGGGCAGCGCTTAATCGTCCAGCTCTGGGGTCTTTTCCTCCTGTGCAGTGGGCTGAATGGATAAAGACTGGGCTCTTGACGGTTGCACCGAAAGGACTGGATCAATGTATCACAACTCTGTGTGGTAGCAGTGCTAATG AAACGGCATTCAAATGTGCATTCATGGCTTACAGGCAGCGAGAACGTGGTAGTCCAGATGCGCCTTTCAGCCAGGAAGAGCTTG AGTCTTGCATGCTCAACCACTCCCCTGGAAGTCCTCAACTCTCTGTGCTTTCTTTTAAATCTGGCTTCCATGGCCGTTTGTTTGGTAGTTTGAGTGCTACTAGAAGCAAAGCCATTCACAAA GTTGATATTCCAGCTTTTGACTGGCCAAGTGCAGTCTTCCCCTCTCTTAAATATCCTCTCCAAGACCACGTTGCAGAGAATAAggctgaagagaagagatgtctGGAAGAGTACGAGCAGATCTTGATCAACAG TAAACTTACAAATCCCGTCGCTGCCGTCATTGTCGAGCCAATTCTTTCCGAAGGCGGCGATAAACACGCCTCTCCATCCTTCTTCCGCTCTCTGAGACTCATTGCTAGAAAGCATGGAGCTTTCTTCATTGCGGATGAAGTACAGACTGGTGTAGGCGCCACCGGTACATTCTGGGCCCACGAAAAATGGGGTTTGaaagagggagaagagcCTGACTTCGTGACATTCTCGAAAAAGATGCAAGCTGCCGGCGTATACCACAAAAAGGAGACTCGACCCAATGCGCCATACCGAAACTATAACACATGGATG GGTGACCCCATTCGAGCTCTCCAAGCTCGAAAAATGATTCAGCTCATTGGTGAAAACAATCTAGTTGCCCATACTGCGGTCACCGGTCAACTCTTATTTTCCTCTCTGTCGtctgtcttttcatcttctgctgtGTCTGGCAAAGTGTACAACTTGCGAGGCCAAGGCCAAGGCACCTACATCGCCTGGGATATGGCTTCGCCTCAGATGAGGGATACTTTTCTGAGCAAGATGAGAAACAATGGTATTCAGATTGGTGGCTGTGGAGACGCAACCGTGAGACTGAGACCTATGTTGACGTTTGGAGAGAAGCATGCGGATATTCTGACTGGTACGGTAGAAAAGGTCCTGAAAGAGTTGTAA